One window of Hydractinia symbiolongicarpus strain clone_291-10 chromosome 3, HSymV2.1, whole genome shotgun sequence genomic DNA carries:
- the LOC130636870 gene encoding uncharacterized protein LOC130636870 codes for MTTQQRYSYLLSPFYGWQKATLLSPPIEKRKARDSSSSSSKQNQKKLFSSDLSTSSNFDVIENSLVVNDEVEDMFFEYVPREEKEEISILVLKVMLVSLLHTLLQHIRKLQEEIKILKANDKKTHCETVLTDKNCNFYTNIANLGLFYKLHEKIAPSVRRRYRSKNDLEGTRQFKVTPEKMGPDRKLTSCDEFILCLMKLRLGLLTLDLSQRFEISESLCVNIFDCWFRGMAEYLKSFVYIPDPGTLFLSSLRRFHQFKNLNGIIDCSEIFIETPRDLELQSATWSDYKHHNTLKFLVCVAPNSAITFISKAYTGRISDKQITLDSEFLDKIPKYSSIMADKGFNLFDECAARCLYFLVPPGRRGASQMTPAEVSKTSSIAKVRILVEQVIRRLKTFRILATELPISMLGHIDDILIVCSALCNFKDPIYTD; via the exons atgaCAACCCAGCAAAGATACTCGTATTTGCTCTCTCCATTTTATGGATG GCAAAAGGCCACTCTTTTATCACCTCCAATCGAAAAGAGGAAAGCTAGAGACTCTAGTAGCAGTAGTagtaaacaaaatcaaaaaaaacttttttcaagtGATTTGTCCACATCATCGAACTTTGACGTAATTGAGAATTCACTGGTAGTTAATGATGAAGTTGAAGACATGTTTTTTGAATATGTACCCAGGGAAGAAAAAGAGGAAATAagcattttagttttaaaagtgaTGTTAGTATCATTATTGCACACTCTTCTACAACACATTAGAAAATTACAAGaggaaattaaaatattaaaagccAATGATAAAAAAACACACTGTGAGACAGTATTGACAGATAAAAATTGTAACTTTTACACGAACATTGCTAACTTGGGGTTATTCTACAAACTTCATGAAAAAATTGCACCGTCAGTCAGAAGGCGTTATAGAAGTAAGAATGATCTTGAAGGGACAAGACAGTTCAAAGTTACCCCTGAAAAAATGGGTCCAGATAGAAAATTGACTTCATGCGATGAATTTATATTGTGTCTGATGAAATTGAGACTTGGTCTGTTAACACTCGATTTATCACAGCGGTTTGAAATTTCTGAAAGTTTGTGTGTGAACATTTTTGATTGTTGGTTTAGAGGCATGGCTGAATATTTGAAGTCATTTGTTTATATTCCAGATCCTGGCACACTTTTTTTGTCATCTCTCAGACGCTTTCaccaatttaaaaacttaaatggtATTATAGACTGTTCCGAAATTTTTATAGAGACACCAAGAGACCTAGAATTACAAAGTGCAACATGGTCAGATTACAAGCATCATAATACACTGAAATTTCTTGTATGTGTTGCACCCAATTCAGCTATAACATTCATATCAAAAGCATACACAGGAAGAATTAGCGATAAGCAAATAACACTGGATAGTGAATTCTTGGACAAAATTCCGAAATATAGTTCTATTATGGCAGACAAAGGTTTTAACTTATTCGACGAATGTGCTGCAagatgtttatattttctagtACCACCTGGACGTAGAGGAGCATCGCAAATGACTCCCGCTGAAGTTAGCAAAACAAGTTCAATCGCAAAAGTACGAATTCTGGTTGAACAGGTTATCAGACGATTAAAAACATTTCGCATTTTGGCGACCGAACTACCGATATCTATGTTGGGTCATATAGATGATATTTTAATTGTGTGCTCTGCATTGTGCAATTTCAAAGATCCCATATATACTGACTGA